Below is a genomic region from Papio anubis isolate 15944 chromosome 14, Panubis1.0, whole genome shotgun sequence.
tttgagatggagtcttactctgttgccaggctggagtgcagtggtgtgatcttggctcactgcaacctccgcctcccaagttcaagagattctcctgcctcagcctcccgagtaagtgggactataggcacgcgcctccatgcccagctaatttttgtacttttagtagtgacggggtttcacagtgttggccaggatggtctcgatctcttgacctcgtgatcagctcgccatggcctcccaaagtgctgggattacaggcgtgagccactgcacccagcctttagtttttattataggCAAAACATTGTGCCAGCTGCTTTATAAACATCTTCCATAATTGCTATGCATTAAGGCAAAATTTCTACTTGTAATTTCACTTTATAGATTAAGATATTCTAAATTTGACCAAAGTCATATGGCtaaaaagtgaatgaataaagatcCCCACCCAGATCTTCCTactacatgtttttttttttttaatttttattattttccaatttgctAAGAATTACTGAGTTAAcagacataaaaaatatttaaggcaCTCGGtataaattatctaatttatCCTGCACTGCAATAGCTCCATGAATTTAATCAACAAACATAGCACTGAGCCATGAATTTGGCCTTCAAggacaggcaggagaatggccacTGTGTAATTTCATCAGAAGTCATAAATTCACTATTAATCATGTACAGCATCACTAGAGGTTTATACTATTTCTGCTCTCTCTTTCCTTGGAAGCCCAGTAGTATCGCTCCCTGTGATCTGCAGCAGGATCTAAATCCCACAACCAACCATGTCACTTCCCAATGTCAGCCTTGCTTCGCCATCTCCTCTACTGGGAAGACCACTGTTGCTAGCTGTGTCTATCAACCCCTTCCTGACCTAATCCCAATCAGTCTACTTTACCAGCCACATGCCtggccactgctcccagctgccACTGCTGGAACATGGTGCATTACTAGAAATTTCAGAACATCCCACTCCTTTGCTTTTCCACAttccttccctctgcctgaaatgccaaCAACAAtctcttattcattttattttatgactcaTAGGGCTATTTCAAGGTTCATGAAgacaggaaatatattttttaaatcactgtatCTTCATAtccaatgtctggcacatagtaggtttcaataaatatttgctctgGATTAGTTCAAGgtaataaaaatcacattttctggGAAAACTCCCTGAGGTTCAGGAAAAGTCATTCCTTCCTCCATACTCCCTTGAGGCCTTGATATTCTAATTGCCACATTGTTACacaatgaaattatttgtttCCCAGTCTTTCTGCGGGGCTAGACCCTGCGCTCTGGGGTGGCAGAGACCAGATCTTACTCATATTGGATCCCTAACACTCAGCACAGAGCCCGGCTTATAGTAAGCCTTCATAGATTTCCtggaattgaaaatataattctaaagCAACCACATGAGGTGAGCAGGGTGGGTACTGTGCttctcatcttacagatgaagaaacagggaCCTAGGGAGAAAAAACAATGTCTTCACCCAATTTCCATTTGAAATCAGAGGCCCAGCCAGGGCTAGCATAAAGGTCTCCCAACCCCTAATTATTACAAAGCTCTTTGGCCACTGCATAGAGGAGGCTAGGCACCTCTCTTTCTGACTCAACAGCAGAGGTTGCTTCCTAACACAGGCCACATGACTTCCTGGGGTAAGACTGGATTAGGGGACCCTGCTCGGCCAGTGGTCCTGGTGATCGCCTAGGGAAATAAATCTATTCTCCTGGGATCTGGGATTGAATCCTAGGCAGGTTTGTGGAGAGTATGATAGTGAGATGGGCTGAAAGGCACGGGGGCCACTTCTTAACTTTCCTTTTAACTCTGTGCTGCCGGGTGGCAGCTTGATAGTCAGTGGCCTTTCCATCTCTGGCCACATTCCCAGGACTCCTGATCGTTAGAGTGACTGTTGTCCCAAGTGGACATAATTATAAATAGCTCCCTTCTTTTACTGAAAGTGTCCTACAGTGGGCAATAAATAATGTAGTCCCCTCCTCCAGTGGAAAATATACTACACGCATGCAAAAGCTCAGAGGGCTCTAGGAGTCGTTCCAACTCCCCTTTCTCAGttccttgagattttttttttttttttttaagtttgtccTCTACTAGATTGCTTCTCATTCACCAGGATATCTTAGATCAAGGCTGGCGTTTGAAGCCTCTGCCTGAGTTCAAGCCCCTTTCCTCCTGTGTTCCTGTCCAAGTCCGCGGACTGGAATCTCCCAAGGAAGTTAAGAATAATTCGGGGGGTGGCGAAGGAGGGGGTGGCGAAGGGGGGTGGTGGTGGcgaggtgggggaggaggaacTGCAGCCTTCACCTGGCAAACACAAGAGGACTCAGGATGCCCAGCACCCTGGATGGGACCCAACAGCGCTCCCTGGAGGTGTGGGTGCAAGGTTTTGTCTAGCTTGGCCTCCAAGGCCCTCCAGGCAATGCCTTGGGAAGGGAAGAGTTCGTGATTAAATTTGACCTGAGTCAAAAGATGCCTTCAGTTCCTCTTCTgctgaaaatattagaaatacaaGCCCAAGGTGTGGGGATCGGGGGCAAGCGGTGGCACCAACTAAAAGGAAGCAATGGATTTCCTTTTAAATGGAGAGGAGGATGTCGGAGAGATACCATGAAACGAATTCTCGAAACTCCAAGCAGCAATCCCGATGCAAGCACATTCCTCCAAAACAAAGCTCCTCGTTCAGGGCCACATCTTAGCCTGGGGGCCGAATGCTCAGAGCGTGCCTGGCTTTCTGGGGAAAAGCGCCAGGAGTATGAACGAGCTACGGAGTCGGCGCTGCGGGAGCAGATTGTGGGGGGACGGCTTCGGAGCCGCTGCTGTTGCGGGGCGCGCAGCCGAGACCCAGCGTGCTGCGCCCGGGACCCCGGGCCGCGGAAGGATATTTCACTTTGTTTACCTCCCCGGCCGGGTGAGGGAGTTGCGAGGCCGGTGCTGGCGCCCCCGGCACCGAGCTGCAATGGCAGCGACGCGGGGAGCCGCCCGAGGACTGGCAGCGGCGGGGCTGATTGATGGGCGCCCGGCGCAATGAGGGGGGcccgggcgggggcggggcggggccggctCTGGGCTGAGCCAGTCGCGGGGGCGGCGGGGGGGGCGGAGGCTCCGTGGAAATGTGTCGGTGACATTGAATGGGGAGACCGAGCGCGAGCGAggcgcgcgcgcgcacacgcgcacacacggCCCCGCTCGCTCCGAGATCCCCGGCCACGTAAGTAACTATTAATACCGCCTCGCCGGGGGATGCGGGCGTGCTGAGCGCGGGGATTGGCCTCGGGCACCGTCGGCCGtcccctttaatttttaaatacacgGTCCCCTCTTTTCTCTGGGGGGGGGCAAGCAAGAAATCAAAGAAGGAGGAGACAAGCCGTCAATTTTCTTCAAAACAAACCCCACCGGGCAATTTGGGCTCGGGGTAGTGGGAGACGGAGTGGTTGCAAATTATTCCAAGACGAGATCCAGTTCTCCAGCGGGAGAGGGGCAAAGGAACGCTGCGCGTTGGAAGGGCCGGGGACGCAGCTCCCATTGCAGCGCCCGCAGGACCCCCGCAAGCTCGTGCCGGCGAAATCGGAGACCGCCGATCTGTGCTCATTCTCTCTTGCACGTCTGGCTGCATTCGGAGGAAGACCCAGGGCGCAAGCGAGCGGCGACAGCATGAGCCTGTGCTGACCTCCGCGCGGCGGGCCGAGCCCAGGGCTTTGTCGCGGTACCTGCGCCCAGCCCGCGCCGCAACTCTGTGCCCGGCTTTTGCAATCTTTTGTTGGCAGCGCTGACCGCTCCAAGTTAAATGCTCccttgctatttttcttttttttgtttgtttgtttaatttttggagaGCTCGCGATCTTGGAAAAGCCTCAGACGCCATCTACAGTTAAAACGTAGGTAACTGCCCTCTCTCGCACCCCCCCTTCCACGCCCCCCACCCTTTCCACCAAAAAAAGGGGGTGCAGCGCGGATTCTGGCTGCCGTGCGTCGCCAGCCGGTAGACCCGtgcttgtttcctttctctttttgtttgacTTCTAACGCGTTGGGACTGAGCCGCCGCCGTGAGCGCCCCGAAGACTGCACAAACTACCGCGGGCTCCTCCGCCCCGTCTGCGATTCGGAAGCCGGCCTGGGGGTCGCGTCGGGAGCCCTGGCGCTGCAGCTCAGCACCCTAGCAGCCTGGGTACTCATCCAGATCCACGctggggacacacacacagagtaactaAAAGTGCGGCGATTCTGCACATCGCCGACTGCTTTGGGGTAACAAAAGGACCCGAGTTGCCTGCCGACCAAGGACCCCCGGGAGCCGGGCTCGGAGCAGACAAGGTATCCGGCGGCGCCCATTTGGGGGCTTCTAACTCTTTCTCCACGCAGTCcctctcctgtcccctcccctctcGCTCCCTTTTAAAATCAGTGGCACCGAGGCGCCTGCAGCCGCACTCGCCAGCGACTCATCTCTCCGgcgggttttttttgtttgtcgtGTGCGATCCTCACACTCATGAACATACACAGGTCTACCCCCATCACAATAGCGAGATATGGGAGATCGCGGAACAAAACCCAGGATTTCGAAGAGTTGTCGTCTATAAGGTCCGCGGAGCCCAGTCAGAGTTTCAGCCCGAACCTCGGCTCCCCGAGCCCGCCCGAGACTCCGAACTTGTCGCATTGCGTTTCTTGCATCGGGAAATACTTATTGTTGGAACCTCTGGAGGGAGACCACGTTTTTCGTGCCGTGCATCTGCACAGCGGAGAGGAGCTGGTGTGCAAGGTAAAGGGCCAGGGGGTTGCTTTTTGTCTTTGGAAGGGGCCCGAGGGAGCGGGAGGGCGCCAGGCCCTCGAGTCTGGGAGAGGGAGATTCGCTGGATAATTACCGTGGCCTTATTaaatgggtttatttatttatttgctcaggTTCGATAAGTTGCGAAGTTTTTAGACCGTTTCAGACAATGGGGCGGGCTGCAGTGGGGGCGTTTCGGGGAGAGCCCGGGGAGGGGAGGGCGGCGGGACTGCGCGGGGGCCACGGACACGCGTGCACCGAAGGCTCCAGGAGCTCTCTGCGCGAGGCCGGGTCCCGCTGCCCGGGGGGATTTCTTCCTGTGTCTAGCACCCTCCCCTTCCAGCAAGGATTAGGGAATCCCCCGGTAGTTTTAAGACTGATGACTCCGTTCCTTTCGCAGCCATTGTTCTTAGCAGCGGGCAGGTGTTAAACCTTTGTTCCGAAGGTGCCCtttaaaacagacacacaaaggTGCCCCCTCCGGCCGAGCCCAGGGGCCCAGCGCAGGGAAGGAGTTTACAAAGACCTTTCTTCTGCCTGGAGCCTTGAGAGGAGGGTTGGGGTGGAAATCAAAGCCGGAGCACTTTCTGGTGAATAGTGAATGCTTTGGGTCTTTCTCTCTGGTCTTggtctctctccccatctctagACTTCCCTGCTTGCTCATCCCCCCTTTTCCGTTCCCCCCTGAACACACACCTTTGCCTGTAAGGTTAAGGAGCTCCCATTTGGAGCCCCCAGGGATCCGCAGTGGTAATACCACTgcgatggacacttaggttttcttttttgtctttaacCCTGAACAGTGACtgatttatgtatatgtgtgtctgtgtatctttATGTGCACCCACCGGGCCCCAGACAAGTGGATGAGGGGCGAAATagtttccaaaaaagaaaataactacaaTAGAGCATACTACTACCCAGAATTGGACATAGATCAAGGATTCATTGTTACCTGATTTTAgatttgctgggttttttttttttttgaggggtaaGGGGAGAGTGGGGTGCCCATTCTGCCTTTGAAATGGTCACTGGGCACGGTTGTGCTGCAAATAACACATCGCGCTTTCGCCATTCACCGCAGACTACTTTCCTTATTTCATAGTGGACTGGAGTATTTCATTGCAAAATTTGGGTTTAGTGGAGATCTCCAGTCAGTTTTGCGATTGTTTAGTTCAGACCTTAGCGAGAAATCGGAGACTCTAAATGTTGCCCTTTGCTTGTCCTGAGCTTTGGTATTTTGCATCTTCTCTAAGTTATTGAGACTCAGAGCAACTGTGCCCGGTTAACCAAAATTCAGTAGCTGGATTGAATTCTCAGAAGTCTGCAAGGTTGCACAATAGGATAGTCATcctttgaaatgaatgaattccaCAGAACTGCCACTCTTGTATGAAATATGCACAATCATCCAGCAGTgaatattttcattccttttgctCAACTTCAGTagagcattttaatatttttcaaaggcTGGAGATGCTTTTAAGTATAGGGACTCTGCAGCCAAATTCTGCAGGGGCATCTGGCTGTTACTTCTTTGTTTAAAACCAGAGGTGACTCTGGCCTCTGCTCTTTCTTTCTCCAGATTTTTCAAGACATATTTCACTTTGGGCTGACCTTACAGTGTCATTTGCAGACTTGTGCTCTGGCCTCAAATTGGACTTAATCTGCTGGTTTAGTTATTGCAAAGATTGAATCAGCCCCTCACCAATTATAGTGTGGCTGCAAGTGGATTTAAGTGCAGTATCATTGTTCTGCTTGACAGAGGTCATCCCTTTAAGACACAGCAGcttctgttttcctgactttttaccAAAGATGATGTGGGTGACTTCTTATGCAAGCATAGTTATGTATCTCCTAAGAAGCTCCAAGAGAGGTTTATAAGGCTGCTTCTCTGAACTGCGCTGAGAGATATATATGCTGTGGTCTCTTAGCTTACTTTAAGGCTCAGTGAAATCTACACATTGAATCCAGTTCCTTTTGATGTCTTAGAATAGAAGGTTCTTGTTTCCTAGCTGTGTGTTGACCAATGAAAAAATTCTTTGCAAAAACAGATCAAATGTAAAGATGCTATTTATTATAGAGGACTGCATAGAGAATTCCCTAGGACACTCTTTGGAGGAATAGAGATTCCAGAgtcatttaaacaaaataatcaagGCTGCTTATTGTCTCCATGTGCCTACTTTTGctagataaatgaatgaaggcGTTTTAAGGAGTCTTTAACTGTATGTTTTCATGGAAATACTGGTAGCTGCTGTGCAGATTGACATAATTACTATCTTGGCAGaatgggtacttttttttttgcaaatgttaTTAATGATGGTCTAATCTTACTGCCTTATCTGAACTGTCACATTACATAACCAAGGCTTCAAATTAAACATGTAAAGAGGCTGGCACCAGGCTTGTAGCTTGATTTTGCACGTGAAGATGATGGTTTAAATACCATTCCAAGCCCCTAAATGCCCCTGATAGCTACTAATAAAAGTTTGGCTCCTTCCCATCTGGGAAAacataaatacttattttatttttcatactctGTCCACCATCTTGGAATTTGGTCTCTTCTACAAAAGGTATGGCTACATTTGAAGCTGCCACAAatatgttagttttttaaaaaattctgtctcCATTCAGTTTTTCAGCAGTGGAGCAGGATAATAGGCtaaaagtgctgagcaaaagtcaccttttatgtttttgtaaatgCACCTGGAAACAGGAAGTAGATTATAAATAATCATAACTCTGAGCAGTGGCGACAGAAGCTGCAACCCGGTATTTCAGAACACATCATCTTCATTATATAATGCAGTGTTTACGTTAGCCACTGCAAAGCTTATTACTCCTTGAAATTTTTGAGCCTTCCCTGGGTTTCTGTTGCCTGCAGTCAGGGTGTTAAAGTTGATTCAAGCATTGCAGATTCCTAATTGAACGGGCCTCTTAGGTCACCGCTCTTAGGTCATCATTTGACGGTATCAGTGTGTGATTTGTGGTCTCTGGAGATGTTGAAGTATTCTTTCTTAAATTCTAGGTTATAGTGGCAGCAGCTGTGCCGCTTTTCTGAGATGCCTCATTATGGTTCATTCACAACATTACTGTTAACTTTGCTTCCTTGGCCGGGTTAGCACCAACTCTCTTGAGGTTTTACATCCCTGTTTGACTCACagattttgtttcaattttttgaagCTTAGAGCAACTTAACTCGTGGATTCTTAAATAGCAGTCTGTGGCCTCGGGTGGGCTTCAGAAAGCCCGTGAATCCCCTTAAAATGAATCCGGTATTGTGCATGCATTTGAGAATGGGCATTGTCAGCTAAGAGGGAACAGAGCTTTTATCAGATTTGATGTGACATCAGGACCCAAAAAAGGTTCACACTGTTCTAAATCAACATCTTCATTTTATGAAGCGGAGGGAGGTCCGGCAACCCTAAGCTCTTTATCCATCTCATCCAGATTACTGGTGGCAGGGCCCGGATTAGTGCCTCAAGGTTGCCGATTTCCAGTCCAGCATTTTTCCCACCACACTGCAAAATGATGATCAAAGAAAGTATGCTCTAACTAGGGAAAAAGCGATTTAGGCAGCTAAATGATTGTGAACTGATAGCATGCAGTGTATTGTTAGGGCGTTCCTGTCTTAGATGCTTTCCAGCGAAGCTCACCCACGCATGCCCCTGGCTCACGCACACACTGAATAGATTCATCTTACCCACATCCCAGGCAGATAGAAAAACCACATTCCAGACCCAGGGACTTGTATTCCTGATTTAGTGGAGGTCTTGAAATGAATGAAAGCGCTTTTTTTTATAACCTCAAAAATTCTCTGTAGTGTTCATTTCTGTTAGGTCTGTTTCAAAAGGTATTGAGGgtgccttttctttttaagcaaCCCCACAATGAGTTGGCATTTCACAGGCTAATTTTGATTCATAGAAAATCATTGCATAACTGGTTCATTGAGTTAGATATCtgtggagggaagagaggaagaagcaaGGCTGCTGCCCTATTAAGAAGGATTGTATTGTATTCCTACCTCTGCCACTGGGGGCTCGAGTTTTGACtcattctctgagcctcagtttccatatctgtaaaatgaaagtattGAATTAGAGACCACTAGACAACAGCTAGCGATTTAATCTCTTAATTGCTCATGTGTCCTATAACGCGTGTTTATgtgcatttcttttcctttttttttttttgtttttgaaggtaAATAAAGTGTTGTTGATGTCATTTGAGGTGGATCACTTTCCATTTTTGCCTTAGTTCTATAAACACGCAATTGGGCTagagacaaaaataatgaaaattattatttgtgtACTGTATTACATTTTGCAAAGCACTATCACCTTCATTTTCTCATATAATCTTCCCAACACTGTAAGTCAAGTATCAGTTTCCCATGTTATACATAAAGAtttggaggctcagagaggttaagcgacTTGTTCAGTGCCACACAGCTGGTAGAAGGCAGGGCCAGTATGGTCTGGGTCCAAGTTCAGCATATTTTCTGTCATCTCAAAAGCCCATGCCTGTGGGAGGTGCAATGTTCTGTGTTTTGGTTGTACAAGAGGCACCTCTGACTCTGGTCTTACTGTTAATCCTGTTGTAGGTGTTTGATATCAGCTGCTACCAGGAATCCCTGGCACCGTGCTTTTGCCTGTCTGCTCATAGTAACATCAACCAAATCACTGAAATTATCCTGGGTGAGACCAAAGCCTATGTGTTCTTTGAGCGAAGCTATGGGGACATGCATTCCTTCGTCCGCACCTGCAAGAAgctgagagaggaggaggcagcCAGACTCTTCTACCAGATTGCCTCGGCAGTGGCCCACTGCCATGACGGGGGGCTGGTGCTGCGGGACCTCAAGCTGCGGAAATTCATCTTTAAGGACGAAGAGAGGTAGGTCTCATTCCTATCCAGACCTGGGGACTGTGATGGACTGCTTCTAACAACAGCTTCCTAGAAAAGTCTTgaatggacatttttttttttttttttactgtctgtGGTCCAGATGAGGGGAAGGAATCTTAGGAGGGCAAAAGGAAGTGAATATTGCAATTTTCAAGTGTTTCGGGAAAGCAAATAGCTACTGTTTTAAAGGTGTCATCTGGTGCTTAAAGGACAGGTAACAGGATATTCTGCGACCCAGTGAATACGTATGATTGGTGTCTTGAATTCCGAAGGTGGCTGCAAACCTCTGTGGCATTTTCAACGCCAGTAAAGGCAGGGCCTTGAAAATTCTACCTGCAGAACACTCAGCACCCACAATCAGTCATTTataattcattcatccatgcaCTCATTCAGTAGCTCTTACCTAAGCTTATATTAGCTATTAGTCACAATTCTCAGTACTATTAATATCTAGATGAATTAGATAGTCAACTGACCGATGAAGGAAATGCTACCAGCTCAGAATAGAGGTCCGTGCTGGGTGGGATGAGAACTGGGGTGGTGGGGACATGTCAGTTCTCCCTAGGACTTGGAGAGTCAAGGAAGGTTTTATAGGAGGGGTGATTTTGGAGCCAAGACTTGAAAGATGACTGTATTTCAGGAAATGTGGGAAAGACCGCAttccaggtgaggaaactgcTGATGCAAATGCATGGCACTGCAGAGGTCTTGGTTATTTGAGGAGACAGCTGGACAGGATGCAGGCAACTGGGTTATGCCATTAACTCATTACCTTCTATATAGCAGACGCTGCTGGGGCCCTGCTTTCTCTCCCAGCTGATTTTGATTATAAGAACTCCTTCaagcactctttttttctttttaagaatatgAGTTTGGAGGAACAGAGGCAACAGATCTATATTCATTGCTCACCGTAGTTCGTGAATGAGGCTCCACATAACGTGGAGACCAGCTCATGTCTTGATCTTTGCTTGTGAATGCCTTTCCCTTTATTAACAAACTGAGAAGGGGCAGCTGTTGGAAGATCCAGAGTGTGGAACCACACTTACCTTTTCTCTTCCGCTCAGATGCCTCTGCCCGTGGAGCCTGGACACGTTTCCCCTGGTTTTGCCTTTGATGCCCTCTGTGATCTCGGACTGGTCCTTCGTCTGTTTCCACCCTCCCTCTGCCGGCGTCATATTTCTCCTTCTGTTACCTTCTGTATGCTATATTGGCTCTAAGGTCATTTCAATTAATAATAAATTGGCATATGTGCTTCTTTGAATATTCTCATTTGGAAGATGAATATATGTGGACTCTCAACAGAATACTGACAAAGGTATTCTCTTTACCCTTCTATGTTCCACCTTTCTTGGAAATTTAATAACTGCATCTACAAAAATAAGAGGTCGTATTTGTTTACCTCTTACCATAAGGTTAAagtttaacttaattacctctccCTATTGGAGAAGTGAGTATTATCATGTCCATTGTATAGATGAGAGCTCCAAAgtgcaacatggtgaagtcccttGAGTATTATCATGTCCATTGCATAGATGAGAGCTCCAAAGTGCAACGTGGTGAAGTCCTTGAGTATTATCATGTCCATTGCATAGATAGAGGCTCAAAAGGGTCTGCAGCGTGGTGTTGATCCCAAGCTCGGACCAGGAAGAATTAAGTAAAAGGCCATTCACTAGTAAGTCAGCTGTCAAGAAATTCATTTGTCTGCCAGAGGGCATGAGGACAGCAAATGCCCTTTCGCAGggatctgtgtttttaaatgtcatcttTGATTGTGTTTCCATAGGAAGGAACTCTCGGGCACCAACGAGTAGAAGGAATGGCCTGTTCAGGAATAGGACCCCCATAGTGAATACATATTTGTGCAGATGAGTAGAGCAGAGTGGAGGTCCCCAAGTCATAGAACATGGGAACGAAAGTGGACCCGGAGGTTGCAGAGTCTGTGTGGCACTCTCTTGTTTTGCTGCCAGGAGGCAGAACTCCAGAGGTGAAAGCATGCCCCAGTGCGCACAGCTAGCTAGGAGCCAATGAAGCCAGGCCTCATCGGGGCTGTGGAGGGCTTTTACTCCcagcctttgcttctcctttatGAGTGTGTCATGGCACAGCCAAAATCCTTGATGTCCCAGGACCCAGGGAAGAAGCTTCCCACCTCAGGAGTGTGTACCTCTGACATTTCATCTGGAAGTTATGTTTGACTTTTGTGAAAGAACGTGACCCTGTCCAGAGATAACCAGCAAGGAGTATCCAATGTGAATGGGAAACCAAAACAATTCCCTGGACTAAACATGTCAAAGCAAAagcctttttttcattttaaagagcattttccaaggtaaaaagaaaatgtaagggaCTGTAGGGAGCTGGCCTATGTAGTCCCTACAGTACAGTGGCATGTGTGATAGCCCCTTTGCCCATGCAGCCCTGTTGCCCCATGGGCCAGCCTTGAGGCTTATGCCCTGTAGGACCTTGGAGAAAATGGTAACTCCTCCACCTGATCAGTGAGGTTCCTTGGCCTCATGGCAGGGTCACCTTGCTTGCTCAGTTTCGCA
It encodes:
- the LOC116270372 gene encoding uncharacterized protein LOC116270372; this encodes MPSVPLLLKILEIQAQGVGIGGKRWHQLKGSNGFPFKWRGGCRRDTMKRILETPSSNPDASTFLQNKAPRSGPHLSLGAECSERAWLSGEKRQEYERATESALREQIVGGRLRSRCCCGARSRDPACCARDPGPRKDISLCLPPRPGEGVARPVLAPPAPSCNGSDAGSRPRTGSGGAD
- the TRIB2 gene encoding tribbles homolog 2 isoform X1 → MNIHRSTPITIARYGRSRNKTQDFEELSSIRSAEPSQSFSPNLGSPSPPETPNLSHCVSCIGKYLLLEPLEGDHVFRAVHLHSGEELVCKVFDISCYQESLAPCFCLSAHSNINQITEIILGETKAYVFFERSYGDMHSFVRTCKKLREEEAARLFYQIASAVAHCHDGGLVLRDLKLRKFIFKDEERTRVKLESLEDAYILRGDDDSLSDKHGCPAYVSPEILNTSGSYSGKAADVWSLGVMLYTMLVGRYPFHDIEPSSLFSKIRRGQFNIPETLSPKAKCLIRSILRREPSERLTSQEILDHPWFSTDFSVSNSGYGAKEVSDQLVPDVNMEENLDPFFN